Proteins encoded by one window of Halosolutus gelatinilyticus:
- a CDS encoding zinc ribbon domain-containing protein, whose translation MRGLVAAGVYVPRFRLETDELERAWGTNRAAGVERKAVPAADEDSLTMAIAAARRALEDAPLERGAIETVAAATTTPPLEEGDFVSRLVRALDLPAAVATATATQHTAAGAEALARALDADGPALVAVADCPEGTPADADHPFGAAGAAFVIDDDAVVPVVDVAWHSDETSGIRFRERGDRGVDSLGITTYERDAVREAVTAAVSSLDVDAADAVGAAVHQRDGSFPYRITNELSLSSESVATGTVADHIGDVGAATVPIGLLSALDEVGDDLTVAGFFGGGSAAALACEGSLSVRGVTDIESAETIDYSTYLRERGYIVDGEVAGGGANVSVPNWQRGLDRRYRLVAGACPNCGGVTFPPDGACQECHARVEFDEFEAPRTGTIRAVTVIGRGGAPPEFASLQQRDGAYAVAIVSLETDYGSVTLPAQIADADPQSVAVGNTVVATVRRIYTQEGVPRYGVKFEPVADTD comes from the coding sequence ATGAGAGGGCTCGTCGCCGCCGGCGTCTACGTTCCCCGATTTCGACTCGAGACCGACGAACTCGAGAGGGCCTGGGGAACGAACCGCGCCGCGGGCGTCGAACGAAAGGCCGTCCCGGCCGCCGACGAGGATTCGCTGACGATGGCCATCGCGGCGGCTCGACGAGCGCTCGAGGATGCGCCGCTCGAGCGCGGTGCGATCGAGACCGTCGCGGCCGCGACGACCACGCCGCCGCTCGAGGAAGGGGACTTCGTCTCGCGGCTCGTCCGAGCGCTCGATTTGCCTGCGGCCGTCGCGACTGCGACCGCGACCCAGCACACCGCGGCCGGGGCAGAGGCACTCGCACGCGCGCTCGACGCCGATGGCCCCGCGCTCGTGGCCGTCGCCGACTGTCCGGAGGGAACGCCGGCCGACGCGGACCACCCCTTCGGCGCCGCGGGAGCGGCGTTCGTGATCGACGACGACGCAGTCGTTCCGGTCGTCGACGTCGCGTGGCACAGCGACGAGACGTCAGGGATTCGATTCCGAGAGCGCGGTGACCGTGGTGTCGACTCGCTGGGGATCACGACCTACGAACGGGACGCCGTTCGCGAGGCGGTAACCGCCGCGGTGTCGTCGCTCGACGTCGACGCGGCTGATGCCGTCGGCGCAGCGGTCCACCAGCGCGACGGGAGCTTCCCCTACCGGATTACGAACGAGCTCTCGCTTTCGTCCGAGTCCGTCGCGACGGGGACCGTCGCTGATCACATCGGCGACGTCGGCGCGGCGACCGTCCCGATCGGCCTGCTCTCGGCGCTCGACGAAGTCGGCGACGACCTGACGGTCGCCGGCTTCTTCGGCGGTGGGAGTGCAGCGGCACTCGCCTGCGAGGGATCACTTTCGGTCCGCGGTGTTACCGATATCGAGTCGGCAGAGACGATCGATTATTCGACGTATCTCCGCGAACGCGGATACATCGTCGACGGCGAGGTTGCCGGCGGCGGTGCGAACGTGAGCGTCCCGAACTGGCAGCGGGGACTCGATCGCCGATACCGCCTCGTCGCCGGTGCGTGTCCGAACTGTGGCGGCGTCACGTTCCCGCCCGACGGAGCCTGCCAGGAGTGCCACGCACGCGTCGAGTTCGACGAGTTCGAAGCGCCTCGGACGGGGACGATTCGAGCGGTGACCGTCATCGGGCGCGGCGGCGCTCCCCCGGAATTCGCCTCGCTCCAGCAGCGGGATGGAGCGTACGCCGTCGCAATCGTCTCCCTCGAAACTGACTACGGGTCCGTCACGCTTCCCGCCCAGATCGCGGACGCCGATCCGCAGTCCGTAGCCGTCGGTAACACCGTCGTGGCGACGGTCCGGCGGATATACACGCAGGAAGGGGTCCCGCGGTACGGTGTCAAGTTCGAGCCGGTTGCGGATACCGACTAA
- a CDS encoding methyl-accepting chemotaxis protein: MNSPRELVPTVIRRRYGIKFGIVLLILGLSISLIGYGATAEITDQVEDRVQADHADAASQDAQNFQLWHDRNEHTVGMIAQSEVVADGDPEAIEEQFSGWKSGLDADTFEISHVDLENETVLASTNESLRGAPMSEFEGVPGSVYAASTRIYASNTEPYRATDEYGQKRVVMSYVQRSTTDENRAIVYTVDLEAYSSRLHGKRGAVTMIVDGDDEIALDNAVYGDDYEAFGLTYEGATGLVQAARNGGTHTERVSSSSLVFGTDPYGFGNDSHDEYVTSSARVFGTDWVVVTHEPADQALGFVNSVNQYGIYATILGVLLIGAIGAVLGRNTAVSIDRLTDKASQMEEGDLDVDLETKRIDNIGRLYDGFDSMRDALREQISEAEAAREEAERERERVEEINDDLEQAADEYSDVFQAAAGGNLTARADVTSDNEQMQLIGEYGNDMLDAFEQTIAELNRFATDVATASEQVTASSEEVRSASQQVTESIQEISDGADRQNESLQSVNREMSGLSTTTEGIAASSNEVADIAERTVTTGREGQEAAREAITAMEEIETEAGDAVAEIRRLEDEVQQIDELINTISEIARQTNMLALNANIEASRSAGDSSDDEGFSVVAREVKVLSEDVAEAADEAEDRLEAIRGRTEESAAEVENTSEEIDDASEQVQKAVSALQEITDLAKETNVGVQKISAATEEQAASTQEVVAMVDDAATVSEETTSEAENVAAAAEEQTTALTEVTRSASSLSQQATRLSEALDQFNTDTEPAKSESAFDFDGDGDDGATEHVDDAESGEESDGADIGNDDVFTFGTADEE, encoded by the coding sequence ATGAATTCGCCGCGGGAGCTAGTACCGACGGTCATCCGTCGTAGATACGGCATCAAGTTCGGTATCGTGTTGCTGATTCTCGGGCTTTCGATCAGCCTGATCGGATACGGTGCGACCGCCGAAATCACCGATCAGGTCGAAGACCGCGTTCAGGCGGACCACGCGGACGCTGCCAGCCAGGACGCACAGAACTTCCAGCTGTGGCACGATCGGAACGAACACACCGTCGGGATGATCGCGCAATCCGAGGTCGTCGCTGACGGCGATCCAGAGGCGATCGAAGAGCAGTTTTCCGGATGGAAATCGGGCCTCGACGCCGATACGTTCGAGATTTCGCACGTCGATCTCGAGAACGAGACGGTGCTCGCGAGTACCAACGAATCGCTTCGCGGAGCCCCGATGTCCGAATTCGAGGGCGTTCCCGGGAGCGTCTACGCTGCCAGCACGCGAATTTACGCCTCGAACACCGAGCCGTACCGCGCCACGGACGAGTACGGGCAGAAGAGGGTCGTGATGAGCTACGTCCAGCGATCGACTACGGACGAGAACCGGGCGATCGTCTACACCGTCGATCTCGAGGCGTATTCGAGTCGGCTTCACGGCAAGCGGGGCGCGGTGACGATGATCGTCGACGGCGACGACGAGATCGCCCTTGACAACGCCGTCTACGGCGACGACTACGAGGCGTTCGGTCTCACGTACGAGGGTGCGACCGGGCTCGTGCAGGCGGCGCGAAACGGAGGCACACACACCGAGCGCGTCTCGAGTTCGTCGCTCGTCTTCGGGACCGATCCCTACGGCTTCGGCAATGATAGCCACGACGAGTACGTTACGAGTTCGGCGCGCGTGTTCGGCACCGACTGGGTCGTCGTGACCCACGAGCCCGCCGATCAGGCCCTCGGATTCGTCAATTCGGTCAATCAGTACGGGATCTATGCGACGATCCTCGGCGTCCTCCTGATCGGCGCGATCGGAGCCGTCCTCGGACGGAACACCGCCGTCTCGATCGATCGGCTGACCGACAAGGCCAGCCAGATGGAGGAGGGCGACCTCGACGTCGACCTCGAGACGAAGCGGATCGACAACATCGGGCGGCTCTACGACGGCTTCGACTCGATGCGCGACGCTTTGCGCGAACAGATCAGCGAAGCCGAAGCCGCCCGCGAGGAAGCCGAACGCGAACGCGAACGCGTCGAAGAGATCAACGACGACCTCGAGCAGGCCGCCGACGAGTACAGCGACGTGTTTCAGGCGGCCGCCGGCGGCAACCTCACCGCCCGCGCGGACGTCACGAGCGACAACGAGCAGATGCAACTGATCGGAGAGTACGGGAACGACATGCTCGACGCGTTCGAGCAAACCATCGCCGAACTCAACCGATTCGCAACCGATGTCGCGACCGCCTCCGAACAAGTGACCGCCTCGAGCGAGGAGGTTCGCTCCGCATCCCAGCAGGTTACCGAGTCGATCCAGGAGATTTCCGACGGTGCGGATCGACAGAACGAGTCGCTGCAGTCGGTCAACCGGGAGATGAGCGGCCTCTCGACGACGACCGAGGGGATCGCCGCCTCCTCGAACGAGGTCGCCGACATCGCCGAACGGACGGTCACCACCGGGCGAGAGGGGCAGGAAGCCGCCCGAGAGGCGATCACCGCCATGGAGGAGATCGAGACCGAGGCCGGCGACGCCGTCGCCGAGATCCGCCGGCTTGAGGACGAAGTCCAGCAGATCGACGAACTGATCAACACGATCTCCGAGATCGCTCGCCAGACCAACATGCTGGCACTGAACGCCAACATCGAGGCCTCCCGCTCTGCGGGCGACAGCAGCGACGACGAAGGGTTCTCCGTGGTCGCCAGGGAGGTCAAGGTCCTCTCGGAGGACGTCGCCGAGGCCGCCGACGAGGCCGAGGACCGCCTCGAGGCGATCCGCGGACGGACCGAGGAATCGGCCGCCGAAGTCGAGAACACGAGCGAAGAGATCGACGACGCCAGCGAACAGGTCCAAAAAGCGGTTAGCGCGCTCCAGGAAATCACCGACCTCGCCAAGGAAACCAACGTCGGCGTCCAAAAGATCTCCGCGGCGACCGAAGAACAGGCGGCCTCGACTCAGGAGGTCGTTGCGATGGTCGACGACGCGGCGACGGTCTCCGAGGAGACGACCTCCGAGGCCGAAAACGTCGCCGCAGCGGCCGAAGAGCAGACCACGGCGCTGACCGAAGTGACGAGATCCGCCTCGAGTCTCTCCCAGCAGGCCACGCGGCTGTCCGAAGCGCTCGATCAATTCAACACCGACACGGAGCCGGCGAAATCCGAGTCGGCGTTCGACTTCGACGGCGACGGAGACGATGGCGCGACCGAACACGTCGACGATGCCGAGAGCGGTGAAGAATCCGACGGTGCCGACATCGGGAACGATGACGTGTTCACGTTCGGAACGGCCGACGAGGAGTGA
- a CDS encoding 3-hydroxyacyl-CoA dehydrogenase family protein — MSVTVLGAGSMGRGIAQVSAMAGHDVVLRDIEDGLVRDGLEGIRQNLQGGVDRDKLTESEVAETLDRIEGTTDLETAVADADLVIEAVPEDMALKQDVFSDVEAATGAETVIASNTSSLSVTEMASVLENPERAVGLHFFNPPHIMDLVEIVVAEQTDERTEAVAVDYVQSLEKEDVVVRDTAGFATSRLGLALGLEAIRMVEQGVASPADIDEGMEIGYGHPMGPIELTDHVGLDVRLHIAEHLREELGERFKPPQSLRRKVRAGKLGKKTGEGFYVWEDGERVGTSGD, encoded by the coding sequence ATGTCCGTAACGGTCCTCGGAGCGGGGAGTATGGGACGTGGAATCGCACAGGTCTCGGCGATGGCGGGCCACGACGTGGTCCTGCGGGATATCGAGGACGGCCTCGTCCGGGACGGCCTCGAGGGGATTCGGCAGAACCTCCAGGGCGGCGTCGATCGCGATAAGCTGACCGAATCCGAGGTGGCGGAGACGCTCGACCGAATCGAGGGCACGACCGATCTAGAGACGGCCGTTGCGGACGCCGACCTCGTGATTGAGGCTGTCCCCGAGGACATGGCCCTCAAGCAGGACGTGTTCTCGGACGTCGAGGCCGCGACGGGCGCCGAGACGGTCATCGCCTCGAACACCTCCTCGCTGTCGGTGACCGAGATGGCAAGCGTCCTCGAGAACCCCGAGCGGGCGGTGGGACTGCACTTTTTCAACCCGCCGCACATCATGGACCTCGTCGAGATCGTCGTCGCCGAACAAACCGACGAGCGCACCGAGGCGGTCGCCGTCGACTACGTGCAGAGCCTCGAGAAGGAGGACGTGGTCGTCCGGGATACGGCCGGCTTCGCGACCTCGCGGCTGGGACTCGCGCTCGGGTTGGAGGCGATCCGGATGGTCGAGCAGGGCGTCGCCAGCCCCGCGGATATCGATGAAGGGATGGAGATCGGCTACGGCCATCCGATGGGACCGATCGAACTCACCGACCACGTCGGGCTGGACGTCCGCCTGCACATCGCCGAACACCTTCGCGAGGAACTCGGCGAGCGGTTCAAGCCGCCCCAGTCGCTTCGTCGAAAGGTCCGCGCGGGCAAACTCGGCAAGAAGACAGGCGAGGGGTTCTACGTCTGGGAAGACGGCGAGCGCGTCGGCACGAGCGGCGACTGA
- a CDS encoding enoyl-CoA hydratase/isomerase family protein: MTFETLEVSVSKGVATVRIANDPVNAIDQQMRYELAEAVDVLREDRVCVGIITGDDEVFSVGADVGLFEEAQSWTTDEFRSNSRILGRAFDGIEAMEKPVLAAIDGTCVGGGLELALACDVRIASPDATLGFPEHNIGLIPGLGGCSRFVNLVGPGTAKDLIFSGELVDGERGREIGLVERIEADPEAAARAYADDLLEKPPQALGLAKRVVNAARDADTQTAGLLESLAQSTLLETDDHREGIEAFRADREPEFTGE, translated from the coding sequence ATGACGTTTGAAACGCTTGAGGTGTCAGTCAGCAAGGGCGTCGCGACGGTTCGGATCGCAAACGATCCGGTCAACGCGATCGACCAACAGATGCGCTACGAACTCGCCGAAGCCGTCGACGTCCTCCGCGAGGACCGGGTCTGCGTCGGGATCATCACCGGTGACGACGAGGTGTTCTCGGTCGGCGCCGACGTCGGACTCTTCGAGGAGGCACAGTCGTGGACGACCGACGAGTTCCGCTCGAACTCGCGCATCCTCGGCCGCGCGTTCGACGGGATCGAGGCGATGGAGAAGCCGGTGCTGGCCGCCATCGACGGTACCTGCGTCGGCGGCGGCCTCGAGCTCGCGCTGGCGTGTGACGTCCGGATCGCGAGCCCCGACGCGACGCTCGGCTTCCCGGAACACAACATCGGTCTCATTCCCGGATTGGGCGGCTGCTCCCGCTTCGTGAACCTCGTCGGGCCTGGGACGGCGAAGGATCTCATCTTCAGCGGCGAACTCGTCGACGGCGAGCGTGGGCGCGAGATCGGCCTCGTCGAGCGCATCGAGGCCGATCCCGAGGCCGCCGCCCGCGCCTATGCGGACGACCTCCTCGAGAAGCCCCCGCAAGCACTCGGCCTCGCGAAACGGGTCGTCAACGCCGCCCGCGACGCCGACACGCAGACCGCGGGTCTCCTCGAGTCCCTCGCGCAGAGCACGCTGCTGGAGACCGACGACCACCGGGAAGGGATCGAGGCGTTCCGAGCGGACCGCGAGCCCGAGTTCACCGGAGAGTAG
- a CDS encoding Zn-ribbon domain-containing OB-fold protein — protein sequence MTDDDLPRKTVSIPDEIELLRLLDFYELQDPEHTRIHEFYDNLRAGEFTTTRCEECETVHFPPRIVCPECLSDDLEYVSLPHEGEIHSFTEVRGTAAIGMNEDTPFVAGTVDLGDVRLSARIDDAGYDDLSIGDPVRLKTVEIDNSIDQDRVFYRFETV from the coding sequence ATGACTGACGACGACCTACCACGCAAAACCGTATCGATTCCCGACGAGATCGAACTTCTGCGATTGCTCGACTTCTACGAGCTACAGGACCCAGAGCACACCCGAATCCACGAGTTCTACGATAACCTCCGCGCGGGCGAGTTCACCACGACTCGTTGCGAAGAGTGCGAGACCGTCCACTTCCCACCGCGGATCGTCTGCCCGGAGTGCCTGTCGGACGACCTCGAGTACGTCTCGCTTCCCCACGAAGGCGAGATCCACTCGTTCACCGAAGTGCGGGGTACCGCTGCGATCGGGATGAACGAAGACACACCGTTCGTCGCCGGGACCGTCGATCTTGGCGACGTCCGCCTCTCGGCGCGGATCGATGACGCTGGCTACGACGACCTCTCCATCGGCGATCCGGTTCGACTGAAGACCGTCGAGATTGACAATTCGATCGATCAGGACCGAGTCTTCTATCGGTTCGAGACGGTCTAG
- a CDS encoding MaoC family dehydratase, producing the protein MSTIYFEDIAEGTVRDLGSYAVPKDEMMAFAERYDPQPIHVDEEAAAESVFGAVIASGWYTASVCMRLFVDGFLGETASIGSPGLDELAWSEPVYAADTLLVKNEILETRPSRSRNDRGYVRNQIRAYNQDGDEVLEWTGTNILLRRDAD; encoded by the coding sequence ATGTCGACCATCTACTTCGAAGACATTGCGGAGGGAACCGTCAGAGACCTCGGAAGCTACGCGGTACCGAAAGACGAGATGATGGCGTTCGCCGAACGGTACGATCCCCAACCGATCCACGTCGACGAGGAGGCGGCGGCGGAGTCCGTCTTCGGTGCAGTGATCGCCAGCGGCTGGTACACCGCGAGCGTCTGCATGCGACTGTTCGTCGACGGGTTCCTCGGCGAGACGGCGAGTATCGGGTCACCGGGGCTGGACGAACTCGCTTGGTCGGAACCGGTGTACGCCGCCGACACGCTGCTCGTCAAGAACGAAATCCTCGAGACGCGCCCGTCGCGGAGTCGGAACGATCGGGGTTACGTGCGCAATCAGATCCGCGCGTACAACCAAGACGGTGACGAGGTGCTCGAGTGGACTGGAACCAACATACTCCTCCGTCGCGACGCCGACTGA
- a CDS encoding ATP-binding cassette domain-containing protein gives MGYETGRVLFDVGFAIEEGEIVSLLGRNGAGKTTMRSVVGADVPRVSGGQQHDETTGITGRTIRTVGDSVSIVSASEIERTAISENGWTTNRLTAALQDELGLDGDTG, from the coding sequence GTGGGCTACGAGACGGGACGGGTACTGTTCGACGTCGGCTTCGCTATCGAGGAGGGCGAGATCGTCTCCCTGTTGGGACGAAACGGCGCCGGAAAAACGACGATGCGATCTGTCGTCGGCGCAGACGTGCCTCGCGTGAGCGGCGGCCAACAACATGACGAGACGACCGGCATCACCGGCCGAACGATCCGCACCGTCGGCGACTCCGTCAGCATCGTTTCGGCTTCCGAAATCGAGCGAACCGCTATCAGCGAGAACGGGTGGACGACGAATCGGCTCACGGCGGCGCTCCAGGACGAACTGGGGCTCGACGGTGATACCGGCTGA
- a CDS encoding enoyl-CoA hydratase/isomerase family protein: MDVASERIHDLVRVEHLADDAVARLVMEEGESPMNVFQPSKVEAMATAVEVLAGDVDCLVLYGEPVFSAGADLRSVKQMPQEMRSAKIDTIAAASNRFIRSVREFPAPVISAVTGVAAGGGLGFALASDLISMHEDAVFDTAYSRIGLTPDNATPFFLVRTVGPHRARELLFDPDPISAVDAVDLGLANERYEGSESAFLESVTEDAIRYANGPTETYAQTKRLLDTAFDGALDQHLEQERSTIKRMSDSDLFDEGLAAFFEKRQPDWG; encoded by the coding sequence GTGGACGTAGCGTCCGAGCGAATCCACGACCTCGTTCGCGTCGAACACCTCGCGGACGACGCCGTCGCTCGCCTCGTGATGGAGGAGGGAGAGTCGCCGATGAACGTCTTCCAGCCCTCGAAAGTCGAGGCGATGGCGACGGCGGTCGAAGTCCTCGCGGGGGACGTCGATTGTCTCGTTCTCTACGGCGAACCGGTGTTCTCCGCGGGTGCGGACCTCCGTTCGGTCAAGCAGATGCCTCAGGAGATGCGTTCGGCGAAAATCGACACGATCGCGGCCGCGTCGAACCGGTTTATCCGATCGGTCAGGGAGTTTCCGGCCCCGGTCATTTCGGCCGTCACCGGCGTCGCGGCCGGCGGCGGTCTCGGCTTCGCGCTCGCATCGGACCTGATCAGTATGCACGAGGACGCGGTATTCGACACCGCGTATTCCCGAATCGGACTTACGCCGGACAATGCGACACCGTTTTTCCTGGTGCGGACGGTCGGTCCGCACCGGGCTCGGGAGTTGCTGTTCGATCCCGATCCGATTTCCGCAGTGGACGCGGTCGATCTCGGACTCGCGAACGAGCGGTACGAGGGCTCGGAATCGGCGTTCCTCGAGTCTGTGACCGAAGACGCAATCCGGTACGCGAACGGGCCGACCGAAACGTACGCCCAGACGAAGCGCCTCCTCGATACCGCTTTCGACGGCGCGCTCGATCAGCACCTCGAGCAAGAGCGATCGACGATCAAGCGAATGAGCGATTCGGACCTGTTTGACGAGGGGTTAGCAGCGTTCTTCGAGAAACGCCAGCCCGACTGGGGCTGA
- a CDS encoding ABC transporter ATP-binding protein, translated as MSERLLTVDSIDTHYGESHILFDLSLAVDRGEIVALVGRNGAGKTTTLRSIMGLTPPTDGTIAKAGSRIDGLDPHEIRKRGLSWIPEERRVFGSLTVAENLRLAAHSGADDQTERFEEIYEQFPRLDERRAQKAGTMSGGEQQMLAIARALLGPETDLLLLDEPSEGLAPQIVDDVADIVRELNERGVTILLVEQNAEMALELADRAYVLETGEIVHESTATELLDDRETMEGYLGVK; from the coding sequence GTGAGTGAGCGATTGCTCACTGTCGACTCGATCGACACCCACTACGGGGAGAGTCACATCCTCTTCGATCTCTCGCTCGCCGTCGACCGCGGCGAAATCGTCGCCCTCGTCGGCCGAAACGGCGCGGGAAAGACGACGACACTTCGGAGCATCATGGGGTTGACTCCCCCGACGGACGGAACGATCGCGAAGGCCGGCAGCCGGATCGACGGACTCGACCCACACGAGATCCGGAAACGGGGTCTCTCGTGGATTCCCGAGGAGCGACGCGTGTTCGGGAGTCTGACTGTCGCGGAGAATCTACGACTGGCAGCACACAGCGGCGCTGACGATCAGACCGAGCGATTCGAGGAGATCTACGAGCAATTCCCACGACTCGACGAGCGCCGGGCCCAGAAGGCCGGGACGATGAGCGGCGGCGAACAGCAGATGCTCGCGATCGCTCGCGCGCTGCTGGGCCCCGAGACGGACCTCCTCCTGCTCGACGAACCGAGCGAAGGGCTGGCGCCACAGATCGTCGACGACGTCGCCGACATCGTTCGAGAGCTGAACGAACGCGGCGTTACGATCCTGCTCGTCGAGCAGAACGCCGAGATGGCGCTCGAGCTGGCCGACCGCGCGTACGTCCTGGAGACCGGCGAGATCGTCCACGAGTCCACCGCCACGGAACTGCTCGACGACCGCGAAACGATGGAGGGATATCTCGGTGTCAAATGA
- a CDS encoding ABC transporter ATP-binding protein, whose amino-acid sequence MSENVDDLETAIETETETSTDARSEPPSDVILRTEGLTKMFGPLTAIDSVSLDVLADGITSIIGPNGAGKTTLFNVFSGKYTPTDGRIEFRGEPIGGHPPHEIVRRGIVRSFQITNFFSELTALENVRLAAQARYSGFGASDFLAHHASFEGPIADAERILEQVDLDDVAREPASSLSYGQRRHLEIAIAIASDPKLLLLDEPTAGMSPEETRETVELIEDIATDTTIVIIEHDMDIVMGISDRIAVLNEGSLLAQGTPTEIQRDERVQRAYLRGGGRE is encoded by the coding sequence ATGAGCGAGAACGTAGACGACCTCGAAACGGCGATCGAGACCGAGACCGAAACGTCGACCGACGCTCGGTCGGAGCCGCCAAGCGACGTGATCCTCCGAACGGAGGGCCTCACCAAGATGTTCGGTCCGCTCACGGCGATCGATTCCGTCTCGCTCGACGTCCTCGCCGACGGGATCACGTCGATCATCGGGCCCAACGGGGCCGGGAAGACGACGCTGTTCAACGTGTTCTCCGGGAAGTACACGCCGACCGACGGCCGAATCGAGTTCCGGGGTGAGCCGATCGGCGGGCACCCGCCGCACGAGATCGTTCGCCGCGGAATCGTCCGGTCGTTCCAGATCACGAACTTCTTCTCGGAGCTCACCGCGCTCGAGAACGTCCGACTCGCGGCGCAGGCCCGATACTCCGGCTTCGGCGCGTCGGACTTCCTCGCTCATCACGCGTCGTTCGAGGGGCCGATCGCCGATGCCGAGCGGATTCTCGAGCAAGTAGACCTCGACGACGTCGCCCGCGAACCCGCCTCGAGCCTCTCCTACGGGCAGCGACGCCACCTCGAGATCGCGATCGCCATCGCGTCGGATCCGAAGCTCCTGTTGTTGGACGAGCCAACGGCCGGGATGAGTCCCGAAGAGACTCGGGAAACGGTCGAACTGATCGAGGACATCGCAACGGATACGACGATCGTGATCATCGAGCACGACATGGATATCGTTATGGGAATCTCCGATCGGATCGCGGTGCTGAACGAGGGATCGCTACTCGCGCAGGGGACGCCGACGGAGATCCAGCGGGACGAACGCGTCCAGCGAGCGTATCTACGAGGTGGTGGGCGTGAGTGA